In Paenibacillus sp. JQZ6Y-1, the following proteins share a genomic window:
- the dnaI gene encoding primosomal protein DnaI encodes MESIGDLLRQMKNSRFREQSNKIAAQLLGDPLVLELRSKHPDLTDQELLTNLSKLYQYVGDRRHCDNCPGLDKCPNDFQGHYTNLVVQPSENGARLHERKTPCQKQLVHQHELQVRERIRSFYVDDRALNEGYNAVEIVSKDMERVPAVKQIFNYINGVKQNGLTDKGLYLVGHFGTGKTFLMSYMLHELAKVGYTGVIVYMPEFVEDLKFMMQDNNRLKETIEMMKNTDLLIFDDIGAENLNPWARDHVLGAILNYRMERKPTFYTSNYSLEALLQHLSFTNKDGEERYKGERLLNRIAPFVEVVSVSGDNKRGNMDTF; translated from the coding sequence ATGGAATCCATCGGTGATCTGCTGCGGCAGATGAAAAATTCTCGTTTTCGGGAACAATCGAATAAAATTGCCGCACAGCTGCTCGGCGACCCGCTGGTACTGGAACTGCGAAGCAAGCACCCAGATCTGACCGATCAGGAGCTGCTGACCAATTTAAGTAAACTGTATCAATACGTCGGGGATCGGCGTCATTGCGATAATTGCCCCGGACTGGATAAATGCCCGAATGATTTTCAGGGACATTATACAAATCTGGTTGTGCAGCCATCCGAGAATGGAGCGCGTCTGCATGAACGCAAAACGCCCTGCCAGAAGCAGCTTGTGCATCAGCACGAACTTCAAGTACGCGAGCGCATTCGCAGCTTTTATGTGGATGATCGTGCACTGAATGAAGGCTATAACGCTGTCGAGATCGTATCCAAGGATATGGAGCGCGTACCGGCGGTGAAGCAAATTTTTAATTATATTAATGGAGTCAAACAAAACGGTCTGACTGACAAAGGGCTGTATCTGGTCGGGCACTTTGGTACAGGCAAAACCTTTTTGATGTCGTATATGCTGCATGAGCTGGCAAAAGTCGGTTATACCGGCGTGATTGTATATATGCCTGAATTTGTGGAAGATTTGAAATTCATGATGCAGGATAACAATCGACTGAAGGAAACGATTGAGATGATGAAAAATACGGATCTGCTCATCTTTGATGATATTGGCGCAGAGAATCTCAATCCGTGGGCGCGCGACCATGTACTCGGCGCGATTCTCAACTATCGGATGGAGCGAAAGCCGACCTTTTATACCTCGAATTATTCGCTGGAGGCATTGCTACAGCATCTCAGCTTTACGAATAAAGACGGCGAGGAACGATATAAAGGGGAGCGTCTGTTGAATCGGATTGCGCCTTTTGTGGAAGTGGTTAGTGTGAGCGGCGACAATAAGCGCGGCAATATGGACACGTTTTAA
- the sdhA gene encoding succinate dehydrogenase flavoprotein subunit: MATSNIIIVGGGLAGLMATVKAAEAGVHVHLFSLVPVKRSHSVCAQGGINGAVNTKGEGDSPWLHFDDTVYGGDFLANQPPVKAMCDAAPGIIHLMDRMGVMFNRTPEGLLDFRRFGGTKHHRTAFAGATTGQQLLYALDEQARRWETAGLVTKYENWEFLNAVLDDEGVCRGVAAQNLRTMEIVTFGADAVILASGGPGIIFGKTTNSVINTGTAASAVYQQGVNYANGEFIQIHPTAIPGDDKLRLMSESARGEGGRIWTYKDGKPWYFLEEKYPSYGNLVPRDIATREIFDVCVNQKLGVNNENMVYLDLSHKDPKELDVKLGGIIEIYEKFMGDDPRKIPMKIFPAVHYSMGGMWVDYNQMTNIPGLFAAGECEYQYHGANRLGANSLLSAIYGGMIAGPKAVEYVKGLKKSSADISQSVFDSARKQQEDKYERLLGMDGTENAYVIHRELGEWMTDNMTVVRYNDKLQATINKIKELKQRYNKINVNDASRWNNPGVAFTRQLWNMLELAEAMTLGALMRDESRGAHYKPDFPNRNDEDFLKTTVATWTPDGPKISYDEVDVSLIPPRIRDYSKS, encoded by the coding sequence ATGGCAACATCCAATATTATCATCGTGGGCGGCGGTCTCGCTGGTCTGATGGCAACCGTCAAAGCGGCGGAAGCTGGCGTTCACGTTCATTTATTCTCACTCGTACCGGTGAAACGCTCGCACTCCGTATGTGCACAGGGCGGCATCAACGGTGCAGTTAATACCAAAGGGGAAGGCGACTCGCCTTGGCTGCATTTTGACGATACAGTCTATGGCGGTGACTTTCTTGCCAACCAGCCGCCGGTTAAGGCGATGTGCGACGCAGCACCGGGCATCATTCACTTGATGGACCGGATGGGCGTTATGTTCAACCGGACACCAGAAGGATTGCTCGATTTCCGTCGTTTCGGTGGAACGAAGCATCACCGTACCGCTTTCGCGGGCGCGACCACAGGTCAGCAATTGCTGTACGCACTGGATGAGCAGGCGCGCCGCTGGGAAACAGCCGGTCTGGTTACTAAGTACGAAAACTGGGAGTTCCTGAATGCCGTACTGGATGATGAAGGTGTATGTCGCGGTGTGGCTGCACAAAATCTGCGTACGATGGAGATCGTTACCTTTGGTGCAGATGCGGTCATTCTGGCGAGCGGTGGTCCCGGTATTATTTTCGGTAAAACGACCAACTCGGTTATCAATACAGGTACAGCGGCAAGTGCCGTGTATCAACAGGGCGTAAATTACGCGAACGGCGAATTTATCCAGATTCACCCGACTGCTATTCCGGGCGACGACAAGCTGCGTCTGATGTCTGAATCGGCGCGTGGTGAAGGTGGACGTATCTGGACATACAAAGACGGCAAGCCATGGTACTTCTTGGAGGAAAAATATCCTTCGTACGGTAACTTGGTGCCACGTGATATCGCAACTCGCGAAATCTTCGATGTCTGCGTCAACCAGAAGCTGGGTGTTAATAATGAGAACATGGTCTATCTCGATCTGTCTCACAAAGACCCGAAAGAGCTGGATGTAAAACTGGGCGGTATCATCGAAATCTATGAAAAATTCATGGGCGACGATCCGCGCAAAATTCCAATGAAAATCTTCCCAGCCGTTCACTATTCGATGGGTGGCATGTGGGTCGATTACAATCAGATGACCAATATTCCAGGTCTGTTCGCAGCCGGTGAATGTGAGTACCAATACCATGGTGCAAACCGTTTGGGCGCCAACTCCTTGCTGTCCGCAATCTACGGCGGCATGATCGCCGGTCCAAAAGCAGTCGAATATGTAAAAGGTCTCAAAAAATCGTCCGCTGACATCTCGCAAAGCGTCTTCGACAGCGCGCGTAAGCAGCAGGAAGACAAGTATGAGCGTCTGCTCGGCATGGATGGTACGGAGAATGCCTATGTCATTCACCGTGAGCTGGGCGAATGGATGACCGACAATATGACGGTTGTTCGTTATAACGACAAGCTGCAAGCTACGATCAATAAGATCAAGGAACTGAAGCAGCGTTATAACAAAATCAACGTCAACGATGCTTCTCGCTGGAACAATCCGGGTGTAGCCTTTACCCGCCAGCTGTGGAACATGCTGGAACTGGCTGAAGCGATGACGCTGGGTGCGTTGATGCGTGACGAAAGTCGCGGCGCGCATTACAAGCCAGACTTCCCGAATCGTAATGATGAAGATTTCCTGAAAACAACTGTTGCTACATGGACACCGGATGGACCGAAGATCTCCTACGATGAAGTAGATGTATCGCTCATTCCACCGCGTATCCGCGACTATTCCAAAAGCTAA
- a CDS encoding succinate dehydrogenase cytochrome b558 subunit has translation MKGFYARRLHSLLGIIPLGLFFIEHMITNFSAYEGGKESFDAGVAFLNGLPLVLVLELVFIFLPLLYHGIYGLYIAYQAKPNNNHFGNERNWRYTLQRVTGVITFVYVAWHVYDTRFQVALGNVTHEQLGGIMHNIMTNPVTFVLYAIGVVSASFHFSNGLWSFLVTWGITVGPRAQRVSSYICMTIFVVVAIMFLLSMVAFRNMEFQDPTVAFESIRHLVA, from the coding sequence ATGAAAGGCTTCTACGCCAGAAGGCTGCACTCGCTGCTCGGGATCATTCCGCTCGGATTGTTCTTTATCGAGCATATGATCACCAACTTTTCCGCATACGAAGGGGGAAAGGAATCCTTTGACGCAGGCGTGGCATTTTTGAACGGTTTGCCGCTGGTCCTCGTTTTGGAACTTGTGTTTATCTTCTTGCCACTGCTGTATCACGGTATTTACGGGCTGTATATCGCTTATCAGGCGAAGCCGAACAATAACCATTTTGGCAATGAACGCAACTGGCGGTATACGCTTCAGCGTGTAACCGGTGTTATTACATTCGTCTATGTGGCATGGCACGTGTACGATACACGTTTCCAAGTTGCTCTGGGCAATGTTACGCATGAACAGCTTGGCGGGATCATGCACAATATTATGACCAATCCCGTTACCTTTGTATTGTACGCGATCGGCGTTGTTTCCGCATCGTTCCACTTTTCTAACGGACTCTGGTCCTTCCTCGTTACGTGGGGCATTACGGTAGGACCGCGCGCGCAGCGTGTATCCAGCTATATCTGTATGACCATCTTCGTGGTTGTAGCAATCATGTTCCTGCTGTCCATGGTGGCATTCCGCAACATGGAATTCCAGGACCCGACTGTTGCATTTGAAAGTATTCGTCATCTAGTTGCATAA
- a CDS encoding CPBP family intramembrane glutamate endopeptidase, which translates to MNPTGQPVQLKPNYKILGILAIIGLVFFLFTQVFPITPSDTLETEQTASITSQQAIQKAETFQSSLPLSEQERSNLGTPSVTYVTNPELSGYIAREKLGSDYSKSVEKLAPYDVFRVHYSNPQHSVDIDVHMNTGNVVGFKIGQMSKSLTDLTTDSPSNNDGSLTLSEKEELAHPLLLTLGYDPSKLKLQSTEDQPGLDYIVDGASIGEAQLHLKLAFDENQVASLEPVLTPPSSYTSYIKSQTNLAIWLTIGGYGFFTLVLGVLAIVFASIKRRHTSFKRGILLSIIYFAVSIISVVNMWPYLERLYGGNSYGEVILLVMVALQLVLNVLMAVLLYFSLVGGDALWRERGMNMWPRLHEKGYGKYVLHSAAIGYLFAIILLGVQSVIYLLLENSLGVFSSSDDSSSPYNMVIPVLLPLLAWMAGIGEEGVYRLFGIGMLKKLLRNTFVASALTSIIWALGHTLYPIYPVYSRPIELLIIGLLFSLVFLRYGFIAAVFAHVMFDTILMSFSLMLTGGASNVAFGIFYIIMPAIIAYLIYLYARNKGVDNAYPPYTPPQQPYAPFPGAVPEGEQPYYRPDLPPPSNVPNDPQRFRMYEEPQQGQSQPSHPQQSEQQSSQTPYDGHSIQQGTPAVPQQPTEPSVQAESPSTPMQPPVEPYTPNLQKPVTPTENESTTKPSEQDDSTTQRNDSDPLDKDDDPYRKP; encoded by the coding sequence ATGAATCCCACAGGACAGCCCGTACAATTGAAACCCAATTATAAAATACTGGGCATACTCGCTATCATCGGTCTGGTTTTCTTTCTATTTACACAGGTGTTTCCGATTACGCCTTCCGATACGCTGGAAACCGAACAGACTGCATCCATTACGTCACAGCAAGCGATACAAAAGGCGGAAACGTTCCAATCCAGTCTGCCCCTCAGTGAGCAGGAACGCAGCAATCTCGGTACGCCTAGCGTTACCTATGTGACCAATCCAGAACTAAGCGGTTATATCGCGCGCGAGAAGCTGGGCAGTGACTACAGCAAATCCGTAGAAAAGCTCGCTCCCTATGATGTATTCCGCGTACATTACAGCAATCCCCAACATTCTGTAGATATTGATGTACATATGAACACGGGCAATGTGGTTGGTTTCAAGATCGGTCAAATGTCGAAGTCGCTGACTGATTTGACTACTGATTCTCCATCCAACAACGACGGATCGCTCACGCTTTCGGAAAAAGAAGAACTGGCACATCCACTACTGCTGACGCTCGGCTATGATCCTTCCAAGCTGAAATTGCAAAGCACCGAAGATCAGCCGGGTCTTGATTATATCGTGGACGGCGCCAGCATCGGCGAAGCTCAGCTGCATCTGAAGCTGGCATTTGACGAGAATCAAGTTGCTTCATTGGAGCCTGTGCTAACACCACCTTCATCCTATACTAGCTATATCAAATCCCAGACCAATCTAGCGATTTGGTTGACGATTGGTGGTTACGGCTTCTTCACACTTGTACTCGGCGTACTTGCCATCGTATTCGCTTCGATCAAGCGCCGCCATACTTCTTTTAAAAGAGGGATTCTGCTTAGTATTATCTATTTTGCCGTATCCATTATTAGCGTCGTCAACATGTGGCCGTATCTGGAACGCCTGTATGGCGGCAACTCGTATGGCGAAGTGATATTGCTCGTTATGGTCGCGCTGCAACTGGTGCTAAACGTGCTGATGGCAGTGCTGCTATACTTCTCACTCGTGGGCGGAGATGCCTTGTGGCGCGAGCGCGGTATGAATATGTGGCCGCGTCTACATGAAAAGGGCTATGGCAAATACGTACTACACAGCGCAGCGATTGGTTATCTGTTTGCCATCATCCTGCTGGGCGTGCAATCAGTTATCTATCTGCTACTGGAAAATTCGCTCGGCGTCTTCTCTTCCAGTGACGATTCCAGCTCACCGTACAATATGGTGATTCCAGTTCTACTGCCGTTACTCGCTTGGATGGCAGGTATCGGTGAAGAGGGCGTCTACCGCCTATTCGGGATCGGCATGCTGAAAAAGCTGCTGCGCAATACATTTGTCGCGTCTGCACTGACCTCCATAATCTGGGCGCTCGGTCATACGCTGTATCCGATCTATCCCGTATATTCACGTCCGATTGAGCTGCTGATCATCGGTCTGCTGTTCAGCCTTGTATTCCTGCGCTATGGCTTTATCGCTGCTGTCTTCGCTCACGTGATGTTCGATACGATTCTGATGTCGTTCAGTCTGATGCTGACTGGCGGAGCCAGCAATGTTGCGTTCGGTATTTTCTATATCATCATGCCAGCGATTATCGCTTATCTGATCTATCTGTATGCGCGCAACAAGGGCGTAGATAACGCGTATCCACCGTACACACCACCGCAGCAGCCGTATGCTCCATTCCCGGGTGCTGTACCGGAAGGCGAACAACCATACTATCGTCCAGATCTACCACCACCGAGCAATGTGCCTAACGACCCGCAGCGCTTCCGTATGTACGAGGAACCGCAGCAAGGTCAATCACAGCCGTCTCATCCGCAACAATCGGAACAGCAGTCATCACAGACACCATATGACGGGCATTCTATTCAACAGGGAACACCAGCAGTACCGCAACAACCAACAGAACCATCTGTGCAAGCCGAGTCTCCATCGACGCCTATGCAACCGCCTGTAGAGCCTTATACACCTAATCTGCAAAAGCCAGTTACGCCTACAGAGAACGAAAGCACAACCAAGCCATCGGAGCAGGATGACTCTACTACACAACGGAACGACTCTGATCCACTGGACAAAGACGACGATCCTTATCGTAAACCTTGA
- the trxA gene encoding thioredoxin, giving the protein MAIVNVSDQTFSNEVEGQGTVLVDFWAPWCGPCKMLAPILDELSTELGDNVKIAKVNVDENPESASRFGVMSIPTMIFFKDGQPVDKVVGLNSKDSLKSILAKHQ; this is encoded by the coding sequence ATGGCAATCGTTAATGTATCTGATCAAACGTTCTCAAACGAAGTGGAAGGACAAGGCACAGTACTGGTAGACTTCTGGGCACCGTGGTGCGGACCTTGTAAAATGCTAGCTCCAATTCTGGATGAGCTGTCCACTGAACTTGGCGACAACGTAAAAATCGCTAAAGTCAATGTTGACGAAAACCCTGAATCGGCTTCCCGTTTCGGCGTAATGAGTATCCCAACAATGATCTTCTTCAAAGACGGTCAACCAGTTGATAAAGTGGTAGGTCTGAACTCCAAAGACTCCCTGAAATCGATCCTGGCAAAACACCAATAA
- a CDS encoding LysR family transcriptional regulator, which yields MIEDLDVFAVVVEQSSLNQASRLLNLSQPALSRKIAKLEEQLGVSLFNRNGKRLELTAIGRLTYTFALEQRQQQLRFLQSLNRYKSEEQTTVTFGASLTTLQTTMPPLVRSFTEKHPYAEVKLITGKTHEIVNDIRDKRADIGIVASSIHESGLVCAPLFDDHLELVIPKSHPLADQKQPGMQSLQGLPMIMFSKGTWYRKLIDDVFHRYMVMPDLRMEIDSFEAIVRLLPICMAAALLPRSYIGEQLLSSNELVSLHIPELEQTRRTTCLIYNEAAELGSAARQWIADTTANFSNRSPMIRDANIRVEDNPPLLENEQLSPDEE from the coding sequence ATGATTGAAGATCTGGATGTGTTTGCAGTCGTTGTGGAGCAATCTAGCCTCAACCAGGCTTCACGACTGCTCAACCTGTCGCAACCTGCCTTATCGCGTAAAATTGCCAAATTGGAGGAACAGCTGGGCGTATCGCTGTTCAATCGTAACGGAAAGCGGCTGGAGCTAACCGCCATCGGGCGGCTAACGTATACATTTGCACTAGAACAGCGTCAGCAGCAGCTGCGCTTTTTACAAAGTCTGAATCGGTATAAGTCAGAAGAACAAACCACCGTCACCTTCGGCGCTAGCCTGACTACATTGCAAACGACGATGCCACCACTCGTCCGCAGCTTTACCGAAAAGCATCCGTATGCCGAAGTGAAGCTGATTACAGGCAAGACCCATGAGATTGTCAATGACATTCGTGACAAGCGGGCAGACATCGGCATCGTCGCTTCGTCGATTCATGAATCGGGCTTAGTATGCGCGCCGCTGTTCGACGATCATCTGGAACTGGTTATTCCCAAAAGTCATCCGCTGGCTGACCAAAAACAGCCGGGTATGCAAAGTTTACAAGGATTGCCGATGATTATGTTTTCCAAAGGCACGTGGTATCGCAAGCTGATCGACGATGTATTCCACCGTTATATGGTGATGCCGGATCTGCGGATGGAGATCGATTCGTTTGAAGCAATCGTTCGTTTGCTGCCGATCTGTATGGCGGCGGCACTGCTACCACGCTCGTATATTGGCGAGCAGCTGCTATCCAGCAATGAATTGGTATCCCTGCATATCCCAGAGCTAGAGCAGACGCGGCGCACGACCTGCCTGATCTACAATGAAGCCGCCGAGCTAGGCAGTGCTGCCCGCCAGTGGATTGCTGATACAACTGCTAACTTCAGCAATCGTTCGCCGATGATCCGCGATGCCAATATTCGAGTAGAGGACAATCCGCCGCTGCTAGAAAATGAGCAATTATCGCCGGATGAAGAGTAA
- the sdhB gene encoding succinate dehydrogenase iron-sulfur subunit, producing MAEAVTTGNPAAQQTAKKVKFVITRQDQPEGPSYNEEFEIPYRPGMNVISALMEIQRNPVNSGGKDTAPVCWESNCLEEVCGACSMVINGKPRQACSSLVDKLEQPITIAPMKTFPVVRDLVIDRSRMFSALKKVKAWIPIDGTYDLGPGPRMAETKRQWAYELSKCMTCGVCLEACPNVNEKTDFIGPAPLSQVRLFNAHPTGEMNKEERLDAIMGEGGIEACGNSQNCVRSCPKGIPLTTSIADLNKETNKRMFKRWLSV from the coding sequence ATGGCGGAAGCAGTAACCACCGGCAACCCGGCAGCACAGCAGACAGCCAAGAAAGTGAAGTTTGTCATCACCCGTCAGGATCAACCGGAAGGCCCATCGTATAACGAGGAATTCGAGATTCCATATCGTCCGGGCATGAACGTCATCAGCGCCCTGATGGAAATTCAACGGAATCCGGTAAACAGTGGTGGTAAAGACACCGCACCGGTATGTTGGGAGTCCAATTGTCTAGAGGAAGTATGCGGAGCCTGCTCCATGGTGATCAATGGCAAACCGCGCCAAGCTTGTTCTTCACTGGTTGACAAGCTGGAGCAGCCGATCACGATTGCACCGATGAAAACTTTCCCAGTCGTACGCGACCTCGTTATCGACCGCAGTCGCATGTTCAGCGCACTGAAAAAGGTCAAAGCATGGATTCCCATCGACGGTACGTATGATCTGGGTCCGGGACCGCGGATGGCAGAAACAAAGCGTCAATGGGCATATGAGCTGTCCAAATGTATGACATGCGGCGTTTGTCTGGAAGCTTGTCCGAATGTGAACGAAAAAACGGACTTCATCGGTCCTGCACCATTGTCTCAGGTACGCCTGTTCAACGCGCATCCGACGGGCGAAATGAACAAGGAAGAACGTCTGGATGCGATCATGGGCGAAGGCGGTATCGAAGCGTGCGGGAACTCGCAAAACTGCGTGCGCTCTTGCCCGAAAGGTATCCCGCTCACTACATCCATCGCGGATCTGAACAAGGAAACGAACAAACGTATGTTTAAACGCTGGTTGAGTGTATAA
- a CDS encoding aminoglycoside N(3)-acetyltransferase, with the protein MITERPISYNQLKTEFAALGVQQGMNVLLHSSLKQIGGWIPGGAETVILALEDVLGSEGTLMMPTQTSQLTDPKLWRYPPAEQRWWDLIRESMPPYDPDFTVTSGMGVIAETFRKQRDVHRSHHPHVSFAIRGKHAKAWAEQHPLDYGLGDQSPLQHLYDANGYVLMLGTTYHTNTSIHLAEYHSEWKGKKQIFMDAPITTDKGKQWVRFRDLNFDSDDFDRIGADLERDCPHLVVTGTIGNATTKLIQQRGLVDYAASWLEQNR; encoded by the coding sequence ATGATTACAGAACGACCGATTAGCTATAACCAATTGAAAACGGAATTTGCAGCGCTTGGCGTGCAACAAGGCATGAATGTACTGCTGCACTCCTCGCTGAAACAAATTGGCGGCTGGATTCCCGGTGGTGCAGAGACCGTCATTCTTGCGCTAGAAGATGTACTCGGTTCAGAAGGCACGCTGATGATGCCAACGCAGACATCGCAGCTGACCGATCCGAAATTATGGCGTTATCCGCCTGCTGAGCAGCGCTGGTGGGATCTGATCCGCGAAAGTATGCCGCCGTACGATCCAGACTTTACGGTGACGTCAGGCATGGGTGTGATTGCTGAGACATTCCGTAAGCAGCGGGATGTACATCGTAGCCATCATCCCCATGTATCGTTTGCGATTCGTGGCAAGCATGCGAAGGCATGGGCAGAGCAGCATCCGCTTGATTATGGATTGGGTGATCAATCGCCGCTACAGCATTTATACGATGCGAATGGATATGTGCTGATGCTAGGTACGACGTATCACACCAACACCTCGATTCATCTGGCGGAATATCATAGTGAATGGAAAGGGAAAAAGCAGATTTTCATGGATGCACCGATAACGACGGATAAAGGCAAGCAATGGGTACGGTTCCGCGATCTGAATTTTGATTCGGATGATTTTGATCGGATTGGTGCTGATCTGGAGCGTGATTGTCCACATCTCGTTGTAACCGGAACCATCGGAAATGCTACTACTAAATTGATCCAACAACGGGGCTTGGTGGATTATGCAGCAAGCTGGTTGGAACAGAACCGCTAA
- the uvrC gene encoding excinuclease ABC subunit UvrC codes for MDSHYETIQEQEHAMDNIRNKLALLPDLPGCYLMKNREGTIIYVGKAKILKNRVRSYFTGSHDGKTQRLVADIRDFEYIVTGSNMEALILECNLIKTHQPKYNVLLKDDKTFPYIKITNEAHPRLEVTRRVLKDKAKYFGPYPNAFAAQQTKKLLDRMYPLRKCKVMPKEVCLYYHMGQCLAPCEYEVPEKSYEDIRQEITRFLSGGHEEIKKDLQRKMEEAAEDLYFERAKELRDQIRHIDALMEKQKITMADAKDRDVFGFAVDKGWMCVQILYVRQGKMIERHASVFPFYGEPYNDFMSYVTQYYSDNPAMPQEIMLPAEELFVDLNRADDVALDAAEQQGLHDVDVDRNDVATGFNDVTERVAEQGEAYAIQSAAQQAEEAQQHDEATPEDSDSSSANPNQTSWLRIDAQELAAEDADEESAEQTAFEAAAASYTGTEDNVNASSVSNEAAIQAPDGSDEAGAVEGEAANRGKDSMDAISSAALLQQWLSVKVLIPRRGLKKQMITMAQDNARVSLDEKFRLIERDEERTSKAAENLGQAIGLENLHRVEAFDNSNIQGTNPVSAMVVFVDGKPARKEYRKYKVRTVEGSDDYGTMREVIRRRYERVLKENLEMPDLIVVDGGKGQISSAIDVLQNELGLFIPVCGLVKDAKHRTAQLMIGDPPEAVKLARDSQEFYLLQRIQDEVHRFAITFHREQRAKSMVVSQLDSIPGIGEKRRKQLLKHFGSVKKIREASIEDFRPLSIGDKLARTILDALKEE; via the coding sequence ATGGATTCGCACTACGAAACAATTCAGGAACAGGAGCATGCGATGGATAACATTCGCAATAAGCTTGCACTGCTGCCTGATCTGCCGGGCTGTTACCTGATGAAAAACCGGGAAGGCACGATCATTTACGTCGGTAAGGCGAAAATTCTCAAAAACCGTGTCCGCTCTTATTTCACAGGCAGTCATGACGGCAAAACACAGCGTTTGGTCGCGGATATTCGCGATTTTGAATACATTGTTACTGGTAGTAATATGGAAGCACTTATTTTGGAGTGTAACCTGATCAAAACGCATCAGCCCAAATATAATGTTCTGCTCAAGGACGATAAAACCTTTCCATATATCAAGATTACGAATGAAGCTCATCCACGGCTGGAAGTGACGCGCCGAGTGCTGAAGGATAAGGCAAAATATTTTGGACCGTATCCGAATGCGTTTGCCGCGCAGCAGACGAAAAAGCTACTGGATCGGATGTACCCGCTGCGTAAATGCAAAGTAATGCCGAAGGAAGTTTGTTTGTATTATCATATGGGGCAATGTCTGGCGCCTTGCGAATATGAAGTGCCAGAGAAATCCTATGAGGATATTCGTCAGGAGATTACACGTTTTCTGAGCGGTGGTCATGAAGAGATTAAGAAGGATTTGCAGCGCAAAATGGAAGAAGCGGCGGAGGATTTATATTTTGAACGTGCGAAGGAATTGCGCGATCAGATTCGCCATATTGATGCGTTGATGGAAAAGCAAAAAATCACGATGGCAGATGCCAAAGACCGCGATGTGTTTGGCTTTGCTGTGGATAAAGGTTGGATGTGCGTGCAAATTCTGTACGTGCGTCAAGGCAAAATGATCGAGCGTCATGCGTCGGTCTTTCCTTTTTACGGCGAGCCATACAATGACTTTATGTCGTATGTGACTCAGTATTATAGTGATAATCCGGCAATGCCGCAGGAAATTATGCTGCCCGCAGAGGAATTATTTGTCGATCTGAACAGAGCGGATGATGTGGCGTTGGATGCTGCTGAACAGCAAGGGTTACATGATGTTGATGTCGACCGTAACGACGTAGCGACTGGCTTCAATGATGTAACGGAACGTGTCGCAGAGCAGGGTGAGGCATATGCGATACAATCGGCTGCACAGCAGGCTGAGGAAGCACAGCAGCATGACGAAGCTACGCCGGAAGATTCGGACAGCTCATCTGCCAATCCAAACCAGACATCATGGCTGCGTATTGATGCGCAAGAATTGGCTGCTGAGGATGCTGATGAAGAAAGCGCTGAGCAGACTGCCTTTGAAGCGGCAGCGGCTTCTTATACAGGTACAGAAGACAACGTGAACGCTTCTTCGGTTTCTAACGAAGCAGCAATTCAAGCGCCGGATGGATCGGATGAAGCTGGTGCTGTCGAAGGCGAAGCTGCTAATCGTGGCAAGGATTCTATGGATGCAATTAGCAGTGCGGCATTATTACAGCAATGGCTGAGTGTGAAGGTGCTGATCCCACGCCGTGGTTTGAAAAAGCAGATGATTACGATGGCGCAGGACAATGCCCGCGTTTCGCTTGACGAGAAGTTCCGTTTGATTGAACGCGATGAGGAACGTACCTCCAAGGCTGCCGAAAATCTCGGTCAAGCGATCGGTTTGGAGAATCTGCACCGGGTTGAAGCGTTTGATAACTCCAATATTCAGGGGACTAATCCCGTATCAGCGATGGTCGTATTTGTAGATGGTAAGCCTGCGCGCAAAGAATATCGCAAATACAAAGTACGCACGGTAGAAGGCTCCGATGACTATGGCACGATGCGTGAAGTCATTCGCCGCCGATATGAGCGTGTGCTCAAGGAAAATCTGGAGATGCCTGATCTGATCGTAGTCGATGGTGGGAAAGGTCAGATTTCATCGGCGATTGATGTACTGCAAAATGAGCTGGGCTTGTTTATTCCGGTATGCGGTCTGGTCAAAGATGCGAAGCACCGTACCGCGCAACTGATGATTGGCGATCCACCGGAAGCGGTTAAGCTGGCACGCGATAGTCAGGAATTTTACCTATTGCAGCGGATTCAGGACGAGGTTCACCGATTCGCGATTACATTCCACCGTGAGCAGCGCGCCAAGTCAATGGTCGTCTCGCAGCTGGATAGTATTCCGGGCATCGGGGAGAAGCGGCGTAAGCAGCTGCTCAAGCATTTTGGCTCGGTGAAAAAAATTCGTGAGGCGAGCATTGAAGATTTCCGCCCGCTGTCGATTGGCGATAAGCTGGCGCGCACGATTTTGGATGCGTTGAAGGAAGAATAG